The following coding sequences lie in one Aquabacterium olei genomic window:
- a CDS encoding lipase secretion chaperone: MDMRLKLTAGVVAVAALAAAAFSLRPAAPGADPDGRPASSSDGWAMIKPGGQVEEGARPAPGAAAMTPEQVRQRLFRQGSFAGTEPSGDWCVAQGKLSACAALRHRFEYYILGLGEVTVDDLRVLVLDEANRAHGHALAQQIIAVWDKYWQLRGHAWRNRFDQSDRRTWLPVFEEQRMVRRQILGTDWAHAFYADDEAKFQAHYAQLESGLPPPPDPGEPVPQMAPGKDPAAVHAERVARYGEAAATRLAKADDEWADWQRRLAAARQEWQRLQGASHLSDTQRRQDMADYVSAHFKPDEHLRVQALLKL; encoded by the coding sequence ATGGACATGCGCCTCAAACTCACCGCTGGCGTGGTCGCTGTGGCCGCGCTGGCTGCAGCCGCTTTCTCCCTGCGCCCCGCCGCGCCGGGTGCGGACCCTGACGGGCGCCCCGCGTCGTCGTCAGACGGCTGGGCCATGATCAAGCCAGGCGGCCAGGTCGAGGAGGGCGCGCGGCCCGCCCCGGGCGCCGCTGCGATGACCCCCGAGCAGGTGCGCCAGCGCCTCTTCAGGCAAGGCTCTTTCGCCGGCACCGAGCCTTCGGGCGACTGGTGCGTGGCCCAGGGCAAGCTCAGCGCCTGTGCGGCCCTGCGGCACCGCTTCGAGTACTACATCCTGGGCCTTGGCGAAGTCACCGTCGACGACCTGCGGGTGCTCGTGCTCGACGAGGCCAACCGCGCGCATGGCCACGCCCTGGCGCAACAGATCATCGCCGTGTGGGACAAGTACTGGCAACTGCGTGGCCACGCCTGGCGCAACCGTTTCGACCAGAGCGACCGCCGCACGTGGCTGCCCGTCTTCGAAGAGCAGCGCATGGTGCGCCGGCAGATCCTCGGCACCGACTGGGCTCACGCCTTCTACGCCGACGACGAAGCCAAGTTCCAGGCCCACTACGCCCAGCTGGAATCCGGCCTGCCGCCGCCGCCCGACCCCGGCGAGCCCGTGCCCCAGATGGCGCCCGGCAAGGACCCGGCCGCCGTCCACGCCGAGCGCGTCGCCCGCTACGGCGAGGCCGCCGCCACGCGCCTGGCCAAGGCCGACGACGAGTGGGCCGACTGGCAGCGCCGCCTCGCCGCGGCTCGCCAGGAATGGCAGCGACTGCAGGGCGCCAGCCACCTTTCCGACACCCAGCGCCGGCAGGACATGGCCGATTACGTCAGCGCGCACTTCAAGCCCGACGAGCACCTGCGCGTCCAGGCCCTGCTCAAGCTCTGA
- the rpsH gene encoding 30S ribosomal protein S8 — MSMSDPIADMLTRIRNAQMVDKTSVSVPSSKLKVAIAQVLKDEGYIDGFAVTGEAAKPVLEIALKYYAGRPVIERIERVSRPGLRIYKGRHSIPQVMNGLGVAIVTTPQGVMTDRKARAAGIGGEVLCYVA, encoded by the coding sequence ATGAGCATGAGTGATCCCATCGCCGACATGCTGACCCGTATCCGTAACGCACAAATGGTCGACAAGACCAGCGTTTCGGTGCCGTCGTCGAAGCTGAAAGTCGCGATCGCCCAGGTCCTGAAGGACGAAGGCTACATTGACGGGTTTGCCGTCACCGGTGAGGCTGCAAAGCCTGTGCTGGAAATTGCATTGAAGTACTACGCAGGTCGCCCGGTCATCGAGCGCATCGAGCGTGTGTCCCGCCCCGGTCTCCGCATCTACAAGGGCCGCCACAGCATTCCTCAGGTCATGAACGGCCTGGGCGTTGCCATCGTGACGACCCCGCAAGGTGTGATGACCGACCGCAAGGCTCGCGCTGCCGGCATCGGCGGCGAAGTGCTCTGCTACGTCGCCTGA
- the rplO gene encoding 50S ribosomal protein L15: MELNSIKPASGAKHAKRRVGRGIGSGLGKTAGRGHKGQKSRSGGYHKVGFEGGQMPLQRRLPKRGFKSHLLKYNAEVTLGELQALGAAEVDVLVLKQAGLIPQLAKVVKVIKSGELTSKVVLKGIGATVGAKAVIEAAGGSLAE; this comes from the coding sequence ATGGAACTCAATAGCATCAAGCCCGCCTCGGGTGCCAAGCATGCCAAGCGCCGTGTCGGCCGCGGCATCGGCTCCGGCCTGGGCAAGACCGCAGGTCGCGGTCACAAGGGTCAGAAGTCGCGTTCGGGTGGCTACCACAAGGTCGGTTTCGAAGGCGGTCAGATGCCGCTGCAGCGCCGCCTGCCGAAGCGTGGTTTCAAGTCGCACCTGCTGAAGTACAACGCCGAAGTCACCCTGGGTGAACTGCAGGCTCTGGGCGCCGCCGAAGTCGACGTCCTGGTGCTGAAGCAAGCTGGCCTGATCCCCCAACTGGCCAAGGTGGTCAAGGTGATCAAGTCGGGCGAACTGACCAGCAAGGTCGTGCTCAAGGGCATCGGCGCCACCGTTGGCGCCAAGGCCGTGATCGAAGCTGCCGGCGGCTCGCTGGCTGAATAA
- the rplR gene encoding 50S ribosomal protein L18 — MAMSKKEQRLRRARQTRARIALQGAVRLTVTRSNLHIYASVISGDGTKVIATASTAEKEVREQVKNGGNTAAAALIGKRIAEKAKAAGVEKVAFDRAGFQYHGRIKALAEAAREAGLQF, encoded by the coding sequence ATGGCAATGAGCAAGAAGGAACAGCGCCTGCGTCGTGCACGTCAAACCCGTGCCCGTATCGCTCTCCAAGGCGCCGTGCGTCTGACGGTCACCCGTTCGAACCTGCACATCTACGCGTCCGTGATTTCTGGCGACGGCACCAAGGTCATCGCGACCGCGTCGACCGCCGAGAAGGAAGTGCGCGAACAGGTCAAGAACGGTGGCAACACTGCCGCTGCAGCCCTGATCGGCAAGCGCATCGCCGAGAAGGCGAAGGCCGCTGGCGTCGAGAAGGTCGCATTCGACCGCGCTGGCTTCCAATACCACGGTCGCATCAAGGCCCTGGCTGAAGCCGCGCGTGAAGCCGGCCTGCAGTTCTAA
- a CDS encoding esterase/lipase family protein — MIQSLIRRPLLTACALAAAVMAAAPAAHATTTASKTKHPIVLVHGFIGFDNILGIQYFYDIPKQLRADGATVYIASVNPSQTTEFRGEELIQQMKQWAAKDGVTRFNLIGHSHGGPTVRYAAGTVPAMVASVTTVAATHFGSKVADDILANTTPDGGFDKLATAGLQLIGWLSGNSTAKQADLLTALNALSSEGSAAFNAKFPVGAPTTPCGNGPEVASVAGHPIRWYSVSGTAVKTNGWDISDAILGATAKYFGDEPNDGLVSKCSSHWGKVLKDDYAWNHLDEVNQVLGIVGRTAPDPVAFYKAQASRLKLAGL, encoded by the coding sequence ATGATCCAGTCACTCATCCGTCGCCCCCTGTTGACAGCCTGCGCCCTGGCCGCGGCCGTCATGGCTGCCGCCCCCGCGGCCCACGCCACCACCACCGCCTCGAAGACGAAGCACCCCATCGTGCTGGTGCATGGCTTCATCGGGTTCGACAACATCCTGGGCATCCAGTACTTCTACGACATTCCCAAGCAGCTGCGCGCCGATGGCGCCACCGTCTACATCGCGTCCGTCAATCCGTCGCAGACCACCGAGTTCCGGGGTGAAGAGCTGATCCAGCAGATGAAGCAATGGGCGGCCAAGGACGGGGTCACCCGCTTCAACCTGATCGGCCACAGCCATGGCGGCCCGACCGTGCGTTACGCCGCCGGCACCGTGCCCGCCATGGTCGCCAGCGTCACCACCGTCGCGGCCACGCACTTCGGCAGCAAGGTGGCCGACGACATCCTGGCCAACACCACGCCCGATGGCGGCTTCGACAAGCTGGCCACCGCCGGCCTGCAACTCATCGGCTGGCTGAGCGGCAACAGCACGGCCAAGCAGGCCGACCTGCTCACGGCCCTCAACGCCCTTTCTTCGGAAGGCTCGGCCGCCTTCAACGCCAAGTTCCCGGTCGGCGCGCCCACCACGCCGTGCGGCAACGGCCCCGAGGTGGCGAGCGTCGCGGGCCACCCCATCCGCTGGTACTCCGTGTCCGGCACCGCCGTGAAGACCAACGGCTGGGACATCTCCGACGCCATCCTGGGCGCCACTGCCAAGTACTTCGGCGACGAGCCGAACGACGGCCTGGTCTCGAAGTGCTCCAGCCACTGGGGCAAGGTGCTCAAGGACGATTACGCCTGGAACCACCTCGATGAAGTCAACCAGGTCCTGGGCATCGTCGGGCGCACGGCGCCGGACCCGGTTGCCTTCTACAAGGCGCAGGCGAGCCGCCTGAAGCTGGCCGGCCTCTGA
- the rplF gene encoding 50S ribosomal protein L6: MSRVGKMPIAVPQGVDVKITAEGVTIKGGLGTLTLPANSLVAVSQDGATLKVAPANDSAEANAMSGTFRALLNNTVNGVSKGFEKKLTLVGVGFRAQAQGQKLNLQIGFSHPVVKDMPAGIKVETPSQTEIVIKGADRQVVGQIAAEVRAFRPPEPYKGKGIRYAEERVVLKETKKK, encoded by the coding sequence ATGTCCCGCGTTGGAAAAATGCCGATCGCCGTCCCTCAAGGTGTGGACGTGAAGATCACTGCCGAAGGCGTCACCATCAAAGGTGGCCTCGGTACCCTGACCCTGCCGGCCAATAGCCTGGTCGCTGTCTCGCAAGACGGCGCCACGCTGAAGGTCGCACCGGCCAATGATTCTGCTGAAGCCAATGCCATGTCCGGCACCTTCCGCGCCCTGCTCAACAACACCGTCAACGGTGTGAGCAAGGGCTTCGAGAAGAAGCTGACCCTGGTGGGCGTGGGCTTCCGTGCCCAGGCTCAAGGCCAGAAGCTGAACCTGCAGATCGGGTTCTCTCACCCTGTGGTGAAGGACATGCCGGCTGGCATCAAGGTCGAGACCCCGTCTCAGACCGAGATCGTGATCAAGGGCGCCGACCGCCAGGTCGTCGGCCAGATCGCAGCCGAAGTGCGTGCGTTCCGTCCGCCCGAGCCCTACAAGGGCAAGGGCATCCGCTATGCGGAAGAGCGCGTGGTCCTGAAAGAGACGAAGAAGAAGTAA
- the rplX gene encoding 50S ribosomal protein L24 — translation MNKIRKGDQVIVLTGRDKGKRGTVAARVDADHLLVDGVNVAKKHVKPNPLKGTTGGIVDKTMPIHQSNVAIFNPASGKADRVGIKLLEDGKKVRVYKSSGEEIKA, via the coding sequence ATGAACAAGATTCGCAAAGGCGACCAGGTCATCGTTCTGACCGGCCGTGACAAAGGCAAGCGTGGCACCGTGGCCGCTCGCGTCGACGCCGACCACCTGCTGGTCGACGGCGTGAACGTGGCCAAGAAGCACGTCAAGCCGAACCCCCTGAAGGGCACCACCGGCGGCATCGTCGACAAGACCATGCCCATCCACCAGTCCAACGTGGCGATCTTCAACCCTGCCTCCGGCAAGGCTGACCGCGTCGGCATCAAGCTCCTGGAAGACGGCAAGAAAGTGCGCGTCTACAAGTCCAGCGGCGAAGAAATCAAGGCTTGA
- the rpsE gene encoding 30S ribosomal protein S5 — protein sequence MAKFQPKVADEGRDDGLREKMIQVNRVTKVVKGGRIMGFAALTVVGDGDGRIGMGKGKAREVPLAVQKAMDQARRNMLKVSLKNGTVHHNVTGEHGAAKVLLAPAPAGTGIIAGGPMRAVFEVMGITDIVAKSLGSSNPYNMVRATFDALAKATTPSEVAAKRGLTVEQVFN from the coding sequence ATGGCTAAGTTTCAACCCAAGGTGGCAGACGAAGGTCGCGACGACGGTCTGCGCGAAAAGATGATCCAGGTGAACCGCGTGACCAAAGTGGTCAAGGGCGGTCGGATCATGGGTTTCGCAGCCCTGACCGTGGTCGGTGATGGCGATGGCCGCATCGGCATGGGCAAGGGCAAGGCGCGTGAAGTGCCGCTGGCCGTGCAGAAGGCGATGGACCAAGCCCGTCGCAACATGCTGAAGGTCTCGCTGAAGAACGGCACCGTTCACCACAACGTGACCGGCGAACACGGCGCAGCCAAGGTGCTGCTGGCTCCGGCTCCCGCCGGTACCGGCATCATCGCAGGCGGCCCGATGCGCGCTGTCTTCGAAGTGATGGGCATCACCGACATCGTCGCCAAGAGCCTGGGTTCTTCGAACCCCTACAACATGGTTCGCGCCACGTTCGACGCTCTGGCCAAGGCCACGACGCCGTCGGAAGTCGCTGCCAAGCGCGGTCTGACCGTTGAACAAGTGTTCAACTGA
- the rplN gene encoding 50S ribosomal protein L14, whose product MIQMQSRLDVADNTGAKSVMCIKVLGGSKRRYAGIGDIIKVSIKEAAPRGRVKKGEVYSAVVVRTAKGVRRQDGSLVKFDGNAAVLLNAKLEPIGTRIFGPVTRELRTERFMKIVSLAPEVL is encoded by the coding sequence ATGATCCAAATGCAATCGCGACTGGACGTCGCTGACAACACGGGTGCTAAGAGCGTCATGTGCATCAAGGTGCTCGGTGGCTCTAAGCGTCGTTACGCCGGTATCGGCGACATCATCAAGGTGAGCATCAAGGAAGCTGCACCGCGTGGCCGCGTCAAGAAGGGCGAGGTTTACAGCGCTGTGGTCGTGCGCACCGCCAAGGGCGTCCGTCGTCAGGACGGCTCCCTGGTCAAGTTCGATGGCAACGCCGCTGTGCTGCTCAACGCCAAGCTGGAGCCGATCGGCACCCGCATCTTCGGCCCGGTCACGCGTGAACTGCGTACCGAGCGCTTCATGAAGATCGTGTCGCTCGCTCCCGAGGTTCTGTAA
- the rpsN gene encoding 30S ribosomal protein S14, producing the protein MAKVSLKQREEKREKLVAKYAQKYAELKAIIDDAKKSEEERYAARLELQKLPRNANPTRLRARCNLTGRPRGTFRQFGLGRTKIRELAFAGDIPGVTKASW; encoded by the coding sequence GTGGCAAAAGTTTCCCTGAAGCAACGCGAAGAAAAGCGCGAAAAGCTGGTTGCCAAGTACGCGCAGAAGTACGCCGAACTGAAGGCCATCATCGATGACGCCAAGAAGTCGGAAGAAGAGCGCTACGCCGCCCGTCTTGAACTGCAAAAGCTGCCCCGCAACGCCAACCCGACCCGTCTGCGCGCTCGCTGCAATCTGACCGGTCGCCCCCGTGGCACGTTCCGTCAGTTCGGTCTGGGTCGCACCAAGATCCGTGAATTGGCATTCGCTGGCGACATCCCCGGTGTCACCAAGGCGAGCTGGTAA
- a CDS encoding esterase/lipase family protein, producing the protein MTRSTVWRAVSLAAAVAVSTLAAAPAAHAGTYAKTKHPIVLVHGFIGFDNILGIQYFYDIPNKLRDEGATVYIASVNPSQTTEFRGEELVQQMKQWAAKDGVTKFNLIGHSHGGPTVRYAAGTLPTMVASVSTVAGTHFGSKVADDILAGTTPGGGFDQTATAGLKLIAWLSGNKTTSDADLLTALKALSAPGSAAFNAKFPVGAPTTTCGTGPEKASINGNSMRWYSFSGTSVKTNGWDISDAILAETAKYFGTEPNDGLVSKCSSHWGRVVKDNYTWNHLDEINQVLGTIGANSPDPVSFYKQHANRLKWAGL; encoded by the coding sequence ATGACCCGTTCAACCGTCTGGCGCGCCGTTTCCCTGGCCGCCGCCGTGGCCGTTTCCACCCTGGCTGCCGCCCCCGCCGCCCATGCTGGCACCTATGCCAAGACCAAACACCCGATCGTGCTCGTGCACGGCTTCATCGGGTTCGACAACATTCTGGGCATCCAGTACTTCTACGACATCCCCAACAAGCTGCGCGACGAGGGCGCGACCGTCTACATCGCCTCCGTCAACCCCTCGCAGACCACCGAATTCCGTGGCGAAGAGCTGGTCCAGCAGATGAAGCAGTGGGCGGCCAAGGACGGCGTCACCAAGTTCAACCTGATCGGCCACAGCCATGGCGGCCCGACCGTGCGTTACGCCGCCGGCACCCTGCCCACGATGGTGGCCAGCGTCTCGACGGTGGCGGGCACCCACTTCGGCAGCAAGGTGGCCGATGACATCCTGGCCGGCACCACCCCGGGCGGCGGCTTCGACCAGACGGCCACGGCCGGCCTGAAGCTCATTGCCTGGCTCAGCGGCAACAAGACGACCAGCGATGCCGACCTGCTGACCGCGCTCAAGGCCCTCAGCGCCCCGGGCTCGGCCGCCTTCAACGCCAAGTTCCCGGTTGGCGCCCCCACCACGACGTGCGGCACCGGCCCCGAGAAGGCCAGCATCAATGGCAACAGCATGCGCTGGTACTCGTTCTCCGGCACCTCGGTCAAGACCAACGGCTGGGACATTTCGGACGCCATCCTGGCGGAAACCGCCAAGTACTTCGGCACCGAACCCAACGACGGGCTGGTCTCGAAGTGCTCGAGCCACTGGGGCCGCGTCGTGAAGGACAACTACACCTGGAACCACCTCGACGAGATCAACCAGGTGCTCGGCACCATCGGCGCGAACTCGCCCGACCCGGTGTCCTTCTACAAGCAGCACGCCAACCGCCTGAAGTGGGCGGGCCTCTGA
- the tldD gene encoding metalloprotease TldD — MIAVDATIARLQTARELLLAPFGLDESTLLKALKVITEHRVDDADLYFQYTRSEGWSLEEGIVKSGSFGIDQGVGVRAIAGEKTAFAYSDDISEAALLDAARTVRTIASAGQSRRVKVGGHTIAPSRTLYGGFDPIASLDSAAKVALLEDVEQRARAKDPRVVQVMAGLGCEYDVVLIARADGTLAADVRPLIRLSLTVIAEQAGRREVGSSGGGGRYDLSYFTPAVTQAYVDQAVHAALVNLEARPAPAGEMTVVLGNGWPGILLHEAVGHGLEGDFNRKGSSVFSGRVGQRVAAKGVTVLDDGTLPDRRGSLNIDDEGQPTQRTVLIEDGILRGYMQDATNARLMKTAPTGNGRRESYAHLPMPRMTNTYMLAGDKDPKEIVASIDRGLYAVNFGGGQVDITSGKFVFSASEAYWVEKGQIQYPVKGATLIGNGPDAMTRVSMIGNDLALDSGVGTCGKEGQSVPVGVGQPTLRIDGLTVGGTA; from the coding sequence ATGATCGCTGTCGACGCCACCATTGCCCGCCTCCAGACCGCTCGCGAGCTCCTGCTCGCCCCATTCGGTCTGGATGAATCCACGCTGCTCAAGGCCCTCAAGGTCATCACCGAGCACCGGGTCGACGACGCCGACCTCTACTTCCAGTACACCCGCAGCGAAGGCTGGAGCCTGGAAGAGGGCATTGTCAAATCGGGCAGCTTCGGCATCGACCAGGGCGTCGGCGTGCGCGCCATCGCCGGCGAGAAAACCGCCTTCGCCTACTCCGACGACATCTCCGAAGCCGCGCTGCTCGACGCCGCCCGCACCGTGCGCACCATCGCCTCGGCCGGCCAGAGCCGCCGCGTCAAGGTCGGTGGCCACACCATCGCCCCGAGCCGCACGCTCTACGGCGGCTTCGACCCCATCGCCTCGCTCGACAGCGCCGCCAAGGTCGCCCTGCTCGAAGACGTCGAACAGCGCGCCCGCGCCAAGGACCCGCGCGTGGTGCAGGTCATGGCCGGCCTGGGCTGCGAGTACGACGTCGTGCTGATTGCCCGCGCCGACGGCACCCTGGCCGCTGACGTGCGCCCGCTGATCCGCCTGTCGCTCACCGTGATCGCCGAGCAGGCTGGTCGCCGCGAGGTCGGCTCCTCCGGGGGCGGCGGCCGCTACGACCTGTCCTACTTCACTCCGGCCGTCACGCAGGCCTACGTCGACCAGGCCGTGCACGCTGCGCTGGTCAACCTGGAAGCCCGCCCGGCGCCCGCCGGCGAGATGACCGTCGTCCTCGGCAACGGCTGGCCCGGCATCCTGCTGCACGAAGCCGTGGGCCATGGCCTCGAGGGCGATTTCAACCGCAAGGGTTCCAGCGTCTTCTCCGGCCGCGTCGGCCAGCGCGTGGCCGCCAAAGGCGTCACCGTGCTCGATGACGGTACGCTGCCCGACCGCCGTGGCTCGCTCAACATCGACGACGAAGGCCAGCCCACCCAGCGCACCGTCCTCATCGAAGACGGCATCCTGCGCGGCTACATGCAGGACGCCACCAACGCCCGCCTCATGAAGACCGCGCCCACGGGCAACGGCCGCCGCGAAAGCTACGCCCACCTGCCCATGCCGCGCATGACGAACACCTACATGCTCGCCGGCGACAAGGATCCCAAGGAGATCGTCGCCTCCATCGACCGCGGCCTGTACGCCGTCAACTTCGGCGGCGGGCAGGTTGACATCACGTCGGGCAAATTCGTGTTCTCGGCCTCGGAGGCCTACTGGGTCGAGAAGGGCCAGATCCAGTACCCCGTCAAGGGCGCCACCCTGATCGGCAACGGCCCGGACGCCATGACGCGCGTCAGCATGATCGGCAACGACCTGGCGCTGGATTCCGGCGTGGGCACCTGCGGCAAGGAAGGCCAGTCCGTGCCGGTGGGCGTCGGCCAGCCGACCCTGCGCATCGACGGCCTCACGGTGGGCGGCACCGCCTGA
- the rplE gene encoding 50S ribosomal protein L5, whose product MAQQQARLQKLYREKIVPELMTKFGYKSIMEVPRVTKITLNMGVSEAVSDKKVMEHAVGDLTKIAGQKPVVTMSRKPIAGFKIRENMPIGCMVTLRGATMFEFLDRFVTISLPRVRDFRGISGRSFDGRGNYNVGVKEQIIFPEIEYDKIDAIRGLNISITTTAKTDDEAKALLQAFKFPFKN is encoded by the coding sequence ATGGCTCAACAACAAGCTCGCCTGCAGAAGCTGTATCGCGAAAAGATCGTCCCCGAACTGATGACCAAGTTCGGCTACAAGTCGATCATGGAAGTGCCGCGCGTGACCAAGATCACCCTGAACATGGGTGTCTCGGAAGCCGTGTCGGACAAGAAGGTCATGGAACACGCCGTCGGCGATCTGACCAAGATCGCTGGCCAGAAGCCGGTCGTCACGATGTCGCGCAAGCCCATCGCCGGTTTCAAGATCCGCGAGAACATGCCCATCGGTTGCATGGTCACGCTGCGTGGCGCCACGATGTTCGAATTCCTGGACCGCTTCGTCACCATCTCGCTGCCCCGCGTGCGTGACTTCCGTGGTATCTCGGGTCGTTCGTTCGACGGTCGCGGCAACTACAACGTCGGCGTCAAGGAACAGATCATCTTCCCGGAAATCGAGTACGACAAGATCGACGCCATCCGTGGTCTGAACATCAGCATCACGACGACGGCCAAGACCGACGACGAAGCCAAGGCGCTGCTGCAGGCTTTCAAGTTCCCGTTCAAGAACTGA
- the rpmD gene encoding 50S ribosomal protein L30: MSEKKTVTVKLVRSVIGTKADHRATVKGLGLRRMNSTAVLEDTPAVRGMINKVRYMVVVL, from the coding sequence ATGAGCGAAAAGAAAACCGTCACCGTCAAGCTGGTGCGCAGCGTGATCGGCACCAAGGCCGACCACCGCGCCACCGTGAAGGGCCTGGGTCTGCGTCGGATGAACAGCACCGCTGTCCTGGAAGACACGCCCGCCGTGCGCGGCATGATCAACAAGGTCCGCTACATGGTCGTGGTGCTCTAA